The DNA segment agaaaaaaaagagaaataatgaCACACATGAATGTAATATCGTAATGACAAGCGGCAACGTTCTTGACCTAAATGCATATAAATATCAATGTTCGTACCCTGATCtggtaaaaagagaaatatggGGAATGCGCAAATTATACGTTCCAAACGGTAGCAGAAAGTTAAATGCGGTAAatagaatacatatatatgtgtgtgtgcgtgtgtgtgcgtgtgtgtgtgtatgtaacGGCGGAAATACGCAAAGCAGTGATATAAGAGGCGTACCGCATGAGCATTAAAGTCTCTGTCTTTGTCATACACTTAAAATTGTTGACATTAATTCTAAGAGgtactatattatattttctattagacAAGAAATTATATTGTCATCGAAAATTAATAGGTAGGTCAAAAATATTCTTCACGATAGTACCTCTGATAGTACTTCTCAAGACAAATTCAATAATCTTTCATGTGTATCACcggtttcaattatttattgagATAATGGACTTACTTTGGTGGTTTTTGAAGAAACTCCACTGGATTAGGAAAGAGGGATGATGGTCTTGCTCGCGCCTGAAAAAAGAAGGCGTAAGAGGTTATTTCATATTGTAATGATaatcaataatattaataaatgaacGTGTGTTAATTAGACAAACCTGCAGTAGCATAGGAAGACGACAAAATAGGAGAATATGTAAATAGGAATAATACACATAATAAATCAcgcgaaataaattaatacgtcTTAACACTACAATTGTTGACATCTGAATATCGCTCCGCGCGGCAACTtcgtctttcgtttcgtttcgtagTGATGGGGATGTCGCGGCGGCAAGTCGAGCACGTTTGAATCGACGAATTCAGCAGTAAACACactatatttcatacaaaaaaaagaaaatacatttaaGAGGTGGATATACAAGATGAATGtattagaaagaaatattcgtTCACTACTTTAATTTAGTTAAGTGTATAAAATTCATTGATAAATAAaagatgtacatatgtataattaaatacaatgtCTTTTAGCATGAAATAAAGCTATGTTTCAccatataatatagaaatatgtattatCTATATGCTTATTTTTATGAACTATTGCTTTTCATGataatatttacatgtatatacatattatatacattaaaattaatcattATTACTCGTAGATTACATTGACTCACATTACTatggttatatattatttaattaaacatattgttattaataatcTCTATCAACAAAAATTTTGTGCAATCAAAAGAGCACTGTAGAGGAgattgttttatatttcaaaagttgacacgtattataattaatagaaaaagaatgaacaaattaatattgtttgtaagatttatgtatataaaatcataTCGAATCACTAATCatcgtaaaaattatttcttttattatttttatagttttattttgcacttacatttccatattttcttttattcgcattaaattaatgattttgTACTTTTCATGTATCTCAATTTCGTCCTTGTAATATTTCTTAAGCATCAAAAACTTTGTAATTAAAAgttctttatttatttgcaGAAAATGGCAATTTACGAGCTCATTACACAAAAACCACGATCAGAGCTGGGGAAATTCTACGATTAATAGCTGTTTTTCAAGACACAAGGAAATGTAGTACGGTTTCCTTCGGAATTTCCGGCAGCTCTTCCGAAAAGGATCAGTACGCTCAGTGTTTGGATCCACACGGTCGAGAAGTGTTTGCTCCCTTATCCGCAAGAGGCGAATTTTATGCTATATGTCAGAATGGAAGTATCGATACCGGAAGCGATGCAGTATTATACAAAGTGCATCACCTTGCGAGAAGACCATTGCCTCTCAGGGTAAGTTTATTCCATTGTTTTCTTCTATTCGTGTTTCTTTCCATCGTTGCTTTCCTTTGATAATGTTTTATCCCCCGTATCTACTATGAGATCTTGTATATctgaatatttacaaaaatttgtaaacttattaaaaatataatgctTGAAGTATATAAATAATCAGCAAGTACTATAACACAAACAATACCATTAATGTTAATATAAAGAccaatgaattaataataatattaaaattaaattcgtcTTACCATTTCTTACTGAATTACATACTTAAAGGTTTTGCCATTTTCAGGTCCGTTTGATAGCCGGTCCACTACCTGTACCATTGCCAAGGGAATATGGTGGTTTAATGCAACTGGAAAGTTCGACTCGAGGGCCAATTGTTTTAGGATGCATTGTACCGGAAAGACCAGTTCACAATCCTGAAATGCTTGAGTTAGTTGTAACCGGAAATGGAGCGCCAAGAGTAAGAAGAGCTAGACTAGGTTATCCGTCAGAAGCTAGACTTTTGGCATCGCCGAAAATGCAACGATTATTATCTGCCTGCaggtaaattaattttacattgATCATCGATTATTTATACTATACATGTTTAtgctatattattttttcaaactGATCAGATGCACGAGAAATTAAGCGCATTCTCATTATAACTAAtcagatataaaattatttgaattattcaaAGAATAAATACATGTTAACACAGAATATAAATGTGTCATGTTCGCACAATTTGGCTTATGATGTTACTATTTCCGTTGTTTGAACCTAgttgtttgaaatttaattgattGACCAAAGACTCAAGCAGAATATTAATTATGGACTATTATTAATGTACACCTGcttaatgaatttttttattgtaatgtaattaacttcatattttattttattcatagattgcaatatcaattttttataaatcgaTTGTTTCTAGACCGATGTATCAAGCAAAGATCGATTTCATGTACAGTATGCGCACGTACATGTACTGATAggtaaaaatacaatatatgcAATCACtgttagaaaataatataccgtacaacgtccCGTATTACCGCGATATTCAAAGGATGCAAaacatttgtaaatatatattctatgtGGCTTAACCTGTTCTTCCACTTTAGCCGGGCTGTCGGAGATCGTGCAACGGAACCAAGAGTGGCACCTCTGAAACTGCATCCAGTCGGTGAAAATCTTAAAGAGATGCATTTGAAGAAAATCAAGCCGAAACCGGAAACGAAGCCAATTCTACAAAGCTTGAAAGACGGACTGGAACAGTTGAAGAAGAGCACCGTTAGGGAGAAAAGTCAAACTAGACAAAATTGTCGGAATGGATTTCTAGatcgaatttcaaaatttgctcAAGGTGGTCGTAGCAGAAATCCTGCAAAAAAATCGGCTTCGTTTACGTTTGCAGTGAAACCAGAAATTGCGATGAGGTGTCAAGAGCGTTACTCCAGTTTGGAGCCAGAAACTACCTCCCATCCGAGTCATTCGAACTCTTCCAAGCAACCTGTACAAAGATCAGCGTCCACCAGTGTTTTAGAAATGCCGGCAAATGTTGAATTACAGCCCAATTATTCTCGTGTTAGAGATAGTCTTACACCAGTGCCATCCCTTCCCAAGTTAACCAGGACCAAAGCTGATGACATTTATGCAGAAATTTGTGAGAATGCGGCTGCGCAGGTCGAGAAGTGTCCCGGAAGTCATGTGATGGCTAGGATCAAAATTATTGTTAAAGGCCGTGATTCGTCCACAGCTCTGCCAAACAAGATTGGCGATGACAGTAGATACGCAAACTCTATGGTAACGAACAATCAAATTGATTCGATTATCAGCACGGAAGACGAAGTTATTTACAACACGATATTCTGAAAATGAAGAATTTTACTATTATAAGCTAACCGGCTGTGTTTGATGATCGAGAACCCGTTGATTATTTTCATCAACGTACCATTAGAAATTGAAACTGTATCATATTATACAAAAAGCACTAcgaaataatatgtaatattcaaGAAATCGTAACAATTGCAGGTACATATGTTTGCCATACGTACTAACACTAGTAacgaaaacgaataaaattttaagaataaaaagCTCATCTTTTTtctaagaagaaaagaaattaatcgaAGCGATGTAATATGTGCAGAAAAATACCTgatcaatttttcttaaaatttgttttactgCAAGAAAGATAAGAtgtacaaaataaaacaaatatatgaGAAAAGTGTATGACATCTTTATTTACAATTCATCcccttttattttaataaaataattcatattatactttatttctactttttttttcttagaaCCTTGGTTTTAAAAGAACTTCTTTTTATATGAggctttttatttctttctttcttcttctttggaaTTTCTTCTATGGCCTTTTTCATTATATCAATGGCTTTCTGATTGTCATCATTTAATTTAAGCTCAATATTAACATCAGGATACTTTCCAGAAAATCCTTTTGGAAATAGCGTTTTCGACATAAGCGATGCCAATtgatgcttctttttttttaactgaTGCTTTAGGCTTGCCTTTTCTTCCATTTCCACTGCtaaatttctaagaaataataTCGTTTTTGACATAGAATAAAACATATAGTAACAATCATTATTGATGCTTTTAACCAAGTTATATCTTACTCTTCGTCCTCCTCTAAAACCAAATCCATTTCTTCAACTGCTTTACGTAACCAACCGTTTTTTGAATTATCTCTACGACATTTTAATTCCAACTTATCAATTTCACGAGCAATCTCAACTCTCTCTTTAGTTGCAATTAGCAATCTATCTACTACAGGAAACATAGGTATATCTTCCGCTAGATATAAAAAGATTGTATTCatattaaaagttcaaattatcAAACAGTATATCATTGTTTAGTTTATTCACTTACTACGACCAAGTGTTTTACACAATTTGCTATAATATTCCTTTTCAGATGGTTCCATCATAAGAACTGTTATACCATCTTTTTGTGCTCTTGCTGTTCTTCCACTTCTGTGTACATAActctaaataataattacaagtaCAAAATTAAGAGAAAAACTTGTATTTTAATCAGATATATTATAATGTGATGCAAGCGATTATTTCATCTATATTACGCCGTAACATTGCGTTTAATTAACGCTAATTTACTTTATATCCATTGACACATACCTCACTTGTTCTAGGAACTTGATAATGTATTACATGCTCAACATTTGGAATATCCAAACCTCTTGCAGCTACATCAGTAGCTATTAACAATCCGTTTTCATCAGCCTGAAATCTGATTCCTTATTATGTATCTCAAAGTTGTATGTGTGTTAAAGAAAATTTAcctttctaaattttttaatcgcTGTCTCTGCTGCATACTTGCATGTAATGGTAAAGGTTTACAATCAAGTATCCCTAAAAGAGTAGCTAAGCGTTTTACACAACCAATACTATTACAGAATACCAATGTTCTACCAGCATATCTTTTTAGGAAGTAGTAAAGATAGTAATCTTTATGATCTATTGTACATGCTATTCTACATTCTGTCAAATTAGTTGCAGTACCTGATGAATAATTTTAGTTATATTATGCTAAATTCATTATCTTTCAAATACATAACAAAAAAGTTTGCAACCTGATTTTTTTGTAACATCAATAATTTTTGGGTTCTTTATTCCTACTAGTTCCATAatcttttgtaatttttgaGCAGGTGTAAGCTTTTGTATCTTGCTTTTAGTatgcttcctttttttcttttccaaataCTCTGGAATATCATGCACCATGGTTAATGTAGCAGAAAATACAAATGTTTGTCTTTCTTCCACTtttttttcattcatatttattttttccagtagTTGCTGCAATTCTTGGAAATGTCCCTTCTCTAACATTCTATCTGTTTCGTCAATAGCCAAATACCTATTTTATATTGCATAATATGTGTAAAGTAACATTATTTTCATAACATTGCAGATAATTATGAAACTATTTAATAAAGAGGAAAAAACTTACTTAATAGAATCCACTTTACTAAGATGTGGATTACCTTGTTGTATCAATTCCCATAATCTACCAGGTGTTGCAATTACAATCTCAGGTCCTTTACTTAATATTCTTTCTTGTTTAACTGCAGCCATTCCCCCTAATACTACAGCTACCTAAATAATATCAGTACTTAATATAATGAGTACTTAAACAATTCCCAAGACTTACTAATTAGTAGTACTTATCAAAACAGTTACTTTAATGTCTGTATATTTGATTGCTTTAGTTAGGTGATCCTTGATTTGAATAGCTAACTCACGAGTTGGTGTCAATATTAATGCATACAGTGGCTTCGTATAATTCTGTGTTTTGctcatttttacattattaattaCACGTACACAACCTATACCATTTTTATTAAGACCTTCAATATGTTCTTCATAATCAGATTCAGATGAGCTATTATCATTTTCCACCATTTTATTTTCAGAACAAATCCAGCCTTTGTTCTTAATAATTCCAGTTATTTCTTCCCCAAATTCCATGTCTGACTGTTGGgattgtttattttttaattccaaaATACCATTTATAATTGGAATTCCAAACGCCAATGTTTTTCCACTGCCTGTTTCAGCTGCACCTAGTATATCTCTATGTCCCAATATTGCTGGTGGCAAAGTTAATGCTTGAATAGGAGTTGGTTCGTGAAATTGTTGGTCTTTTAATGCCTTTATTACAGGAGTAGGTACACCTAACATATACCATTGTTGGGCATCAATGTCATATACATCATTTTTATCCTTATTGCATTCATTAGAAAATTGATCATTATTATTAGGACTAATATCTAAACCATTTTTTGGAGACAGACATTTTGGTATCTTTTTAGCCTTTCTTCCTTCTAACTTCTTTTCTAAAGATTTTGTCTTCTTAGCTTTTTTTAATAATGGTTCATTAGTAACTATGTCATTTTCTACCCATACATGGGAACGTTTATGCTTTGGTGATACCTAgagattaaataataaaatacagaaatgtACCAAAGTTTCGCTTTTAATGATAATAAGTATTATCATATCAATTTAAAATGGCaatattattggaaaatataatttataatttaccttAACTTCTTTGCTATTAGTTTCCACATTGTGGATTAAAATCTTTGTcttgttattttcttttgttaatttataatcAGTTAGTTCCTCAATGCCAATCAAACCTTCAACATTACCAGCAAATACAGAACCTTGCAATTCCAGTGGTTTCCACCCACTTGAATTATCGTGTCTCTTTTTTGGCATAGCTATGACACTAACGCtttctataattaataaataataattaatgaatGGTAGCAATACTATTCTCAAATGTACATAACCATAAAACACGTGGAGAGTCGAGTGTTCAGCTCAGTAGACACAAcaatactatatacatatatgtatacagtacATACTATCTGATAccatgtatatagatatataaatacatgTGTATAATGCTCGTTCTCTATTTTGGATACTGGTTCTGGCTGACCACTTCTGGCGGTAGACAACAGAAAGGGTGACAGAGTAATAGAGCTTGCATCCTGCACTCAGAAGATGGCGCGGCGCACGTAAGCACCTGTTTCTTAAGCCAACTACTACATCCGTCCTGGTCCGTCCGCTCATTGCTCATTCCTGCGGTTGGACTGTCAGTCGTCACATTATACCATAGCTAAGAAATcagtatttaatattaataaaatatttaaatattttaaaacaatataTAACTTGATATAATTAGTCATGTAAATAAGGCCTGTTTTTAGGCCTACACAAACATCTGCAGAAAGAATACAATATCTATATACCGAAACAAAACAAGACTGTCATATGTTAAGAATGCGTTTGAAAGCATTACGAGAAAGACATTTACAGGAAAAAGTGGAGATAAAaagattacaaatttatttacgatgttattacaaaaatttcgaaagttatattaatgaaatgtctgaagaatatttaaaaaaaaaagtaaattgcTTACGTTTTTAATGGatgtagaagaaaaaaaagatgaagaatatgaaaaattacttttagaaaaattactattagaaaaataaaaacaactAAACAAgatatattagataatattatattaatttaatttctgatGATTGTTATGacataatttttacaaatacgcgataaataaaaagaataattctaAAGGAATTTCGagttttctatataatatatgatatagatatatgtttaatacataaataaaaatttatatgttataaatacttcgttaaatattattttcgcaatgttataatttgaatataaatatttcaattacataGAATGCATAATATTTACCACAACAGGAAATTGTTTTTACATTCATACAGTTAATctaaaaaagtatttttttatttacaatatttttgtatacaacAATATGcaatgaaacataaaaatttacaattatcTATTTTGATTTTCACCATTACCAGTTGAATTATTTGTAAGAATGTTACTATCTTCAATCAAATGTGTATTTCTTTCTTGTGAATCAGTAGATACAGTTTTCTGTTCTAAAAGTAAATGTGACTGTGAcattttcaatttctccaaTTGTGAAACAGTTCTATCTATTTCTGCAGCTTCGGGTAATGACAATATTTCAGAGGAAGTTCTTTGTAACAGTAGTGATTGTACATCAGACACTGGCAGATTTTTCGAAATTGGTAATAAAGGAGTCAAAGGTTCCAAAATAACGTCTCTGTTTAAGTATGTTATTCCCTATAAAAAATGCagattatttgttatatatatatagtgttactatgtgattcatttaaaaataattttgtacattttcttacCTCTGTTTGTAACAAATTTTCTGAAATGCCTAAGTGAATTGCACTTTGATTTGGTGGAAAAATAACATGAATACAGTACTGTACATAAGGAACTAATTGTTCACTCAAACATTCTATAAATTTGAGCATGTTCTCCCTTTCTGAAGCTGCAAAAGCctgaaaaaaatatgaattgtattagatatatatttatttaatttcaaacaattgGTAAgatacaagttaaaaatattaatttacctgCTGTTCTTGTttataaaaaagtaatattGACTTTGCTACATTATGTAAGGACTCTTGTAAAATCTTTGTACAAAAAATAGAAAGTGCTACTGGTGGACAAAGTCGTATTTCATTAAAAGCTGATATAAGTCCATTACAATATTCAGCTAACGGATAAAATTCAACCAATTGCTCTGGTGGATTCTCCTGTAAAATATGGTTTTCATTTCTATTATAAAGTGTAAATATGACACATAGATCCATTTCATTAATTGAAGAGAATATGGAGTGTCActgacttattttttcatatagatTTACCTCCTTTTGGCTTGTACCACCAATTCGGTGATACTCTGTATAATAAAAAGACAATTACTTACTGATTTAATTGTAGTAGTGACTTTAATAGTagtcttttgtattttattaattaaggtAAATGATTCCATATCACTCTCAAACTTTTTTGTTGTCTTGCGAATACTAGACTCAAATTTTTCCCCAATAACACGTACAAATATATCAGACATTCGGCCTGTAAAATCAGCACCTACTCTACCAAATGATAAACCAAAATATGTACATTGACCCAAAATAGAATCTATTGATATCACACCAGGTAAATCTTGTTCTAAAGTCATTAAAAATTGGGATAtctagaaaaaaattaattatactgTATTGAAGATATATTgtcaaaaaatacataaatatccaaTATACCTTTTCTTCAACCCAATGATGAAATATAGCACACTCGTTTACAGTTAGATCTCTTCCTGGTGTTATTAGTTCGTCATCATTAAACATAgctttatattgtgttattataTTGAATAAATGTATTCTGGATAATTCTATAGTTTTTGTGATATGAAGATTAGCTAAATGGAAATAATACACATTATTAAATTGTCTATTTGATATAATGTTTTATACGAAATCAACCTACGGTCTTCTTTGGGAATAGCATTCAAAAGACTTTGAAGCCAGCTATCACGTGCTTGTAGAAATTTAATACGTAATTCAGGTTCTGTAAAAGCATCCATTGATCGTAATAATCCAACAAGTTGTAAACATCTTGCGAGTGGTAAATCACCTCTTAATGAACCAACAACTTGTCCCACCATGCCAGACCAACTGTTTTCAATTTCTGTCACTATggactaaattattaataaacaacTTGGAATATATTTTGTTACATTCTGTAAGTATGTTAAATTATACCGATATAATTGGAATATCTCCATGTTTAGTTCCTAACTGACGTGCATATTGAGATAATTCTAATGCTTCATTATATTGATTACTCCTTAAACAAGATTCCATCAACTGGGGCATTTCAAGTACTTCAAGTAATTCTGCATTTCTTGTTAGTGTTAAGCTGTTTATTCTTCTATGTGTATTTATGTCTTTTGATGTATCACAAAATGATTGGCACTTTCCCACAAATTTAGGTATCTCTTGTACAAGTCCATCAAGTCGATTTTCAGTCTCATTAaacttgaaattaaataatatatttttattaatggaTAGACTaatgaaactataaaaattactAAAGTCTGGAACATTATTacttgtttaaatatttctctAGAACTTTCTGCTGTCTGAATAAATGTCTTATAATTTGCAAACACCAACTCTTGTGTAGTTTGCAATACTGAAGTTTTCTCATCATTCAAATGACCAGGCtctttatctaaaaaaaaatagatattttataatctgttttaaattaaagaattacaTATTAGGAAAAATTGCCTTACTGAGCTGATCAACATCGTAACCACCAAGTTTTGATAAGTATTGATAAAAATCTGGATTTTCCTTCCATAATTCtgtaagaacgtataacattgtataattataaataaagatttatttcaaacaggTAGTTTAAATGCGATATATAAATATTGAGAAGTGGGTTTTTTTCTActgtaaaaataaagataagttACCTGGTATGCCACTTGGAAATACGagatttattacattttcagtTTCGATATccattgtttatttaaataatacatttgtaCATACGACTGAAATACTTAAACTATTATTACGTACtgcatattgtatatatatctataggTTACACGTCTAGAATATCGTTTCGTATCTTGACAGAATACCTCGATTGTAACAGTACAATTATTGGCTGTTGGTTGAATGAATAGTATACAAGTCCCACAAGGAAGATCCAATGAATTTAATTCTTGACTGGACTACTGTTTAATGTATTAGTCTCAACTGTATGAAAAActaaattgtaacaaaaataatttaatcaagAAATAAGaatgtgtaaataaaatatatttaaaaacagagagttaaaataaattgaatagctatattaaaatagaaattttataaagagtttcgataaaatttaatgattatGTACCAATGTTACCGTTTATTTTTTATGCTTTTCAATAATAAACGACAATTTTAATGGattttataagatattttaatataaaataattttttgtaagtATGTATATCATACAATAGTGTAATAGTACCATAGACATATTATTGTGGACATGTGATTATTACCTGTTATTTCATACATGTAATGTCTGATATCTAGTTATTAACTATGATACAATTTAGTTAAAATAAGTGGTTATagctaaaattatttatactgaAACATTACACAGTAACCTTCAATAATTCTTTCATTTAAtacaaaatgatattaaatgTTCTCAAACAGGTAAATACATCTCTTTTTCACTCAAAATGAGGTTATATAAATCTACCGtatttgtgaaaataattatttaatcaaattatACAGGTTACAACATACTGTCGACGTCCTTTATTTAATGAGACAGTGAGATTATATGGTATATATGAACCGCCGTATTTAAAGGTTTTCTATGAatagtttatatttattaaattatactttatattaaatttgtactatgattatgtttaatatttaatttatttgtactATTGTAGCAAAAAGAATATGAGATACCAATTTGCCCTGATTTAAACATACAAATTAGAGGATACAATTATCCTGTACTTGAGAATTATCAAAGCTTTGTTCACAAAATAgcaaaagtatttaattttactattgaTCAAAGGTAATATTATAGCCATATTTTTTAGTATACAGAATTATTTGGTATTATACTATATCATAATGATGTGTTCTGTTTTCATAGCTTTCCTATGCCACATAGAGAATAtaagataaaaagatataagaaAGGAGGTACTATAGTCGATGCTGTatatgatttaaaaatttatgagaGAGATATACAAATATCAGATATGTCATCTATAAAACTTCCTATTcttattagaatattagaaGCAACTTTACCCGAAGGTGTTTCTTTACATGTTGATAAATATGATCCATTATTGGAAAAGAAACGTCTTATACCAAATAGGGATTTGATTGATATCAAGAAAGAATTAGATgaattaattcaaaataaaggaaaataagagtaataattactaaaaaattattaatttatataagaataaaaaattagtttTGTGTTGTAACTGGAAAAAATATTGAAGCAAgttttataattcatatagcaataaataaataattcagttacgtaatttgaaaataacttttattgtgtaaaaattatgtacaatataaaagtatacaTGTGCTTATTCAAgttttatgtatatgtaaatatagaaaatatatatacatatatatattttcgtatttaaattgaaatcttctttttataataGTCCAAAGTGTACAACTTTTATTTTTGAACCTTCTTCTTGTCTTGAAGATTCCTTCTCTTTGTCATTAATAGTttcttctataaaatataatattatatatttgaacattattataattattgaacTATATCACTTACTTGGTAGTGGTTGAAAATCTTTAAGATAATCTTCATTTCCGAGGCACAATGGAAGACTTTCTGCTAACTCCCGTTTAGGATCAGTTAAATGTACTTGAGTAATTGTGGAACGTTTTTGTTTATGTGATTGACcctagaaatataataaaaaaagtgaATATCACATATTTTTGATATCTTTAATACTTTACTTACGTTTATATACTTACTGTACCAGGTACTAAAATATGTGTAACAGTATCTGAAAATTTAACCTTTGGTTTTTCATTTGTTGTTAATGTTGTATCTGTGAAGGTAGGAAAGGAAGAACAGGACGTAGAACTAGAAGTAGATGGTGATATGATAGGTAGAGGTGGAATGTTGGAAGATATCTTAGATTCTTTACTAATATTAGTATTTGTACTGTTTTGTGGCGATACTAATTTTGAATGTCTATCAAATCTGTTTTGTGCGCCATAAGTAGAAGAAAATTGTGAATTACCTAGTCTCATATTATTAGAGGAATGCATATCAATGTTATCACAAC comes from the Bombus terrestris chromosome 8, iyBomTerr1.2, whole genome shotgun sequence genome and includes:
- the LOC100645493 gene encoding 39S ribosomal protein L48, mitochondrial isoform X1, producing the protein MILNVLKQVTTYCRRPLFNETVRLYGIYEPPYLKQKEYEIPICPDLNIQIRGYNYPVLENYQSFVHKIAKVFNFTIDQSFPMPHREYKIKRYKKGGTIVDAVYDLKIYERDIQISDMSSIKLPILIRILEATLPEGVSLHVDKYDPLLEKKRLIPNRDLIDIKKELDELIQNKGK
- the LOC100645493 gene encoding 39S ribosomal protein L48, mitochondrial isoform X2 translates to MQKEYEIPICPDLNIQIRGYNYPVLENYQSFVHKIAKVFNFTIDQSFPMPHREYKIKRYKKGGTIVDAVYDLKIYERDIQISDMSSIKLPILIRILEATLPEGVSLHVDKYDPLLEKKRLIPNRDLIDIKKELDELIQNKGK
- the LOC100645377 gene encoding conserved oligomeric Golgi complex subunit 8, which codes for MDIETENVINLVFPSGIPELWKENPDFYQYLSKLGGYDVDQLNKEPGHLNDEKTSVLQTTQELVFANYKTFIQTAESSREIFKQFNETENRLDGLVQEIPKFVGKCQSFCDTSKDINTHRRINSLTLTRNAELLEVLEMPQLMESCLRSNQYNEALELSQYARQLGTKHGDIPIISSIVTEIENSWSGMVGQVVGSLRGDLPLARCLQLVGLLRSMDAFTEPELRIKFLQARDSWLQSLLNAIPKEDPNLHITKTIELSRIHLFNIITQYKAMFNDDELITPGRDLTVNECAIFHHWVEEKISQFLMTLEQDLPGVISIDSILGQCTYFGLSFGRVGADFTGRMSDIFVRVIGEKFESSIRKTTKKFESDMESFTLINKIQKTTIKVTTTIKSENPPEQLVEFYPLAEYCNGLISAFNEIRLCPPVALSIFCTKILQESLHNVAKSILLFYKQEQQAFAASERENMLKFIECLSEQLVPYVQYCIHVIFPPNQSAIHLGISENLLQTEGITYLNRDVILEPLTPLLPISKNLPVSDVQSLLLQRTSSEILSLPEAAEIDRTVSQLEKLKMSQSHLLLEQKTVSTDSQERNTHLIEDSNILTNNSTGNGENQNR